A genomic segment from Zonotrichia albicollis isolate bZonAlb1 chromosome 21, bZonAlb1.hap1, whole genome shotgun sequence encodes:
- the ZBTB6 gene encoding zinc finger and BTB domain-containing protein 6: MAADSEVLHFQFEQQGDAVLQKMNLLRQQNLFCDVSIYINDTEFQGHKVIFAACSTFMRDQFLLNQSRQVRITILQSAEVGRKLLLSCYTGALEVKRKELLKYLTAASYLQMVHIVEKCTEALSKYLEIDASMESGTQAAEGCHSSDAELRSGDEVLDKDCEIIEISEDSPENEEYPVKQEDEDGDGDGPHPAAQSLVSERKDTKSPEISTVEIGYKDDEICIFRMDSMGVANVENDHFPQPCTSSKTNLYFPETQHSLINSTVESRNTEMPGNHFQAFVGDNPEGTSSGANGFQSLEDSGSSWRHQCPKCPRGFLHLENYLRHLKMHKLFLCLQCGKTFTQKKNLNRHIRGHMGIRPFQCMVCLKTFTAKSTLQDHLNIHSGDRPYKCHCCDMDFKHKSALKKHLTSVHGRSSSEKPNLNTITKVKIDYD, from the coding sequence ATGGCGGCGGACTCGGAGGTGCTGCACTTCCAGTTCGAGCAGCAGGGCGATGCCGTGCTGCAAAAGATGAACCTCCTGCGGCAGCAGAACCTCTTCTGCGACGTGTCCATCTACATCAACGACACCGAGTTCCAGGGGCACAAGGTGATCTTCGCCGCCTGCTCCACCTTCATGCGCGATCAGTTCCTGCTCAACCAGTCCAGGCAGGTGCGGATCACCATCCTGCAGAGCGCCGAGGTGGGCaggaagctgctgctctcctgctacACGGGCGCGCTGGAAGTCaagaggaaggagctgctcAAGTACCTGACGGCCGCGAGTTACCTGCAGATGGTTCACATCGTGGAGAAGTGCACCGAGGCTTTGTCCAAGTACCTGGAGATCGACGCTTCCATGGAGAGCGGTACCCAGGCCGCTGAGGGGTGCCACTCCTCGGATGCTGAACTAAGGAGCGGGGATGAGGTTTTAGATAAAGATTGTGAAATAATCGAGATCTCTGAAGACAGCCCAGAGAATGAAGAATACCCCGTGAAACAGGAGGATgaagatggggatggggatggccCACACCCTGCAGCGCAGAGCTTGGTGTCAGAAAGGAAGGACACAAAATCCCCAGAAATATCAACAGTGGAAATCGGCTATAAGGATGATGAAATCTGTATCTTCAGAATGGATTCCATGGGTGTGGCAAATGTAGAGAATGATCATTTTCCTCAGCCTTGCACTTCCTCCAAAACAAATCTATATTTCCCAGAAACCCAACACTCCTTGATAAACTCTACAGTTGAAAGCAGGAATACAGAAATGCCAGGAAATCACTTTCAGGCTTTTGTTGGTGACAATCCAGAAGGAACTTCCAGTGGGGCAAATGGGTTCCAGAGCCTGGAGGATTCTGGCAGCTCATGGCGGCACCAGTGTCCAAAGTGTCCCAGGGGCTTTCTGCACCTCGAGAACTATCTCAGACATCTGAAAATGCACAAACTCTTCCTGTGCTTGCAATGTGGCAAAACATTCACGCAGAAAAAGAATCTCAACAGGCACATCCGGGGGCACATGGGGATCCGGCCCTTCCAGTGCATGGTGTGCTTGAAGACCTTCACGGCCAAGAGCACGCTGCAGGATCACCTCAACATCCACAGCGGGGACCGGCCCTACAAGTGCCACTGCTGCGACATGGACTTCAAACACAAGTCTGCTCTTAAAAAGCATTTGACTTCTGTTcatggaaggagcagcagcGAAAAGCCAAACCTGAACACTATTACAAAAGTTAAAATAGACTATGATTGA